The proteins below are encoded in one region of Mangifera indica cultivar Alphonso chromosome 7, CATAS_Mindica_2.1, whole genome shotgun sequence:
- the LOC123221937 gene encoding protein farnesyltransferase/geranylgeranyltransferase type-1 subunit alpha-like: MDSDKEQEMVPLSLRPEWSDVKPIPQDDGPNPVVPIAYKQEFRETMDYFRAVYSANELSPRALQLTREAILLNPGNYTVWHFRRQILEALDADLLEELDFVGHIAKGNSKNYQIWHHRRWVARKLGTSVTSKELDFTRKILSPDAKNYHAWSHRQWVLQALGGWEDELDYCHQLLDEDIYNNSAWNQRYFVITRSPFLGGLKAMRDSEVRYTVEAIMANPDNESPWRYLRGLYKNDTESWITDPRVSSVCLKVLNTKSNYVFALSTLLDLLCQGFQPSQDFREAVDALTPESAPADSNLARAICDVLLHVDKMRANYWIWRKSKLASVA; the protein is encoded by the exons ATGGACTCAGACAAAGAGCAAGAGATGGTGCCACTGAGCCTAAGACCAGAGTGGTCTGATGTCAAACCCATTCCACAAGATGATGGCCCGAATCCTGTTGTTCCAATCGCCTACAAGCAAGAGTTTAGAGAAACCATGGACTACTTTCGTGCCGTCTACTCAGCCAACGAGCTCTCTCCACGTGCTCTTCAGCTCACTCGAGAAGCCATCCTTCTCAATCCAGGAAATTACACG GTTTGGCATTTTAGGCGTCAAATACTTGAAGCACTTGATGCTGACTTGCTTGAGGAACTCGATTTTGTTGGACATATTGCCAAGGGTAACTCTAAAAACTATCAAATATG GCATCATAGACGGTGGGTTGCTCGGAAATTAGGGACTTCTGTGACAAGCAAGGAGCTTGATTTCACTAGGAAGATACTTTCCCCTGATGCTAAAAATTATCATGCCTGGTCCCATAGGCAG tgggTACTTCAGGCATTAGGAGGGTGGGAAGATGAACTTGACTATTGTCATCAGCTTCTTGATGAGGATATATACAACAATTCTGCATGGAATCAG CGATACTTTGTAATAACTAGGTCTCCCTTCCTTGGGGGTCTTAAGGCCATGAGAGACTCAGAAGTACGCTATACTGTTGAAGCCATTATGGCCAACCCTGATAATGAGAGCCCATGGAGATACCTTCGAGGCCTTTACAAGAACGACACTGAGTCTTGGATTACTGATCCTAGAGTCTCCTCAGTATGTTTGAAGGTTTTGAATACTAAAAGCAACTATGTATTTGCTCTGAGCACTCTTTTGGATCTGCTTTGTCAAGGTTTTCAGCCAAGTCAAGACTTCAGAGAAGCTGTAGATGCACTGACTCCAGAATCAGCTCCAGCTGATTCTAACTTGGCAAGGGCAATTTGTGATGTATTGCTGCATGTTGATAAGATGAGAGCTAACTACTGGATATGGCGCAAGAGCAAACTTGCTTCAGTGGCCTGA